The Aphis gossypii isolate Hap1 chromosome 3, ASM2018417v2, whole genome shotgun sequence genome includes a region encoding these proteins:
- the LOC126550923 gene encoding uncharacterized protein LOC126550923, with protein MGEIISDQELRRRLLVFNAVVPPVTSTTRNLLLKKLASLESKQSSNTIDASNIMPPPKLRGLANSTNESIMISSSVDGKHSQHKTFDSTSSPRKSVRQRRQYRAPDLFDTSDSEVDAGTLGQSILPANPYIASSSPKSNETSLMNVSNWKNSHDYQNSYVSPETKNSPVKKREIQSEKITSKLFDSNIIKTPTEEVNQKLRVGSVSKTPSHADQAIQRWKEKMMSQSRDKDNVPKTTSLFNSPSPISKVTPKNLRKNFVQSTQQKSFINYTKNTQNIILLVVGFFAVVFGLYFISIQPNTTVLPTSILSSLCAKKGLQGLDCDTEQEKVQRLYNSLVSQVQDRYVKNQCDKSDIEPIVNPQTVFEYISTHENLPSREIEELVELFKSIAKTYSDSPIGFDTSFNINVQPNLPILCAVKHIFSNMFYLATWLGIVALSIVGLYFVICYISTKSENYKQEINQLVENTIELLKEQAQNKPNESYLPIIHIRDHLIPFNERQAKSKIWAEVVQYFTESESSVRSEVQEIDGEDFEVWRWVQPMSPGV; from the exons ATGGGTGAAATCATATCAGACCAAGAGTTACGTCGCCGTTTGTTGGTGTTCAATGCAGTAGTCCCTCCAGTGACTAGTACTACCAGGAActtgttattgaaaaaacttGCAAGTCTAGAGAGTAAACAATCAAGTAATACAATAGATGCTTCTAATATTATGCCACCACCAAAGTTAAGAGGTTTAGCTAATAGTACCAATGAATCTATAATGATATCATCTTCTGTGGATGGAAAACATTCTCAGCATAAGACATTTGATAGCACAAGTAGTCCCAGGAAAAGTGTTCGTCAACGGCGACAGTATCGAGCTCCAGATCTATTTGATACCTCAGATTCTGAAGTTGATGCGGGCACCCTTGGACAGTCCATACTTCCTGCTAATCCATATATAGCTAGTTCTTCTCCTAAATCAAATGAAACATCTTTGATGAATGTATCCAACTGGAAAAATTCACATGACTATCAAAACTCATATGTGTCACcag aaacaaaaaattctCCTGTAAAAAAACGTGAAATACaatcagaaaaaataacatcTAAACTTTTTGActccaatataattaaaacaccaACAGAAGAAGTTAATCAGAAACTACGGGTAGGTTCTGTTTCCAAAACTCCATCACATGCTGATCAGGCAATACAAAGGTGGAAAGAAAAAATGATGAGCCAATCACGGG ATAAAGATAATGTACCAAAAACAACTTCATTGTTTAATTCACCATCACCTATTTCAAAAGTCACTCCAAAAAATTTAAG gaaaaacTTTGTTCAGTCTACACAGCAAaagagttttataaattatacaaaaaacacaCAAAATATCATCCTCCTAGTTGTTGGATTTTTTGCAGTAGTTTTTggattatactttatttcaatACAACCAAATACAACTGTTTTACCAACAA gtatTTTAAGCTCATTATGTGCAAAAAAAGGTCTCCAAGGACTTGATTGTGATACAGAACAAGAAAAAGTACAGCGTTTGTATAACTCATTAGTATCACAAGTACAAGATAGATATGTAAAGAACCAATGTGACAAATCTGATATTGAGCCTATAGTTAATCCACAAActgtatttgaatatatttcaaCACATGAAAACCTACCATCCAGGGAAATTGAAGAATTGGTTGAACTTTTTAAAAGCATTGCAAAAACATATTCTGATTCACCAATTGGATTTGACACTTCATTTAACATCAATGTACAACCAAATTTGCCAATTCTCTGTGcagtaaaacatattttttctaatatgtTCTATCTAGCTACATGGCTTGgaatag tggCTCTGTCAATTGTTGgtctttattttgttatatgcTACATCTCAACAAAAAGTGAAAACTATAAACAAGAAATTAACCAATTAGTTGAAAATACAATTGAGTTACTAAAAGAACAAGCACAAAATAAACCAAATGAAAGTTATCTACCTATTATTCATATACGTGATCATTTGATTCCATTCAATGAAAGACAAG caaaatctaaaatttgggCTGAAGTAGTTCAATACTTTACTGAATCAGAATCTAGTGTACGATCCGAAGTCCAAGAAATTGATGGTGAAGACTTCGAAGTATGGAGATGGGTTCAGCCTATGTCACCTGGTGTGTAG
- the LOC114127610 gene encoding inner nuclear membrane protein Man1 produces the protein MGESISDQELRRRLLTFNTVVPPVTNSTRRLLLKKLADLESHHSSQIESPKSNDISLINVSNWNNSASEDEEQNSYLFTETKKFPNKLPEIQTEKKQPRLYDSSVNITPREPIFRSPRSNPVTETPYADQAIQRWKEKMMNQSQNKTDVSNTSQFDFPSPVSSIYSQNSRRYIQPTQQRNLGNSYTRNTQYIILLFIGFFVVIFGLYFTSIQSSTVVLSPGILNSLCAKKSLQGVDCDTEQKRVQNLYSSLVSQVQDKYIKNQCEKSDIEPTVDAQTIFEYISTHENLPSREVEELVELFKSIAKTYSESPIGFDTSFNINVQPNLPVLCAVKKIFTNMFYLILWLGIVSLSLISLYFGICYMTTKSEKHKQEVNRLVENIIDLLKQQAQYRPNESYLPIIHIRDQLIPPNERQKKSKIWAEVEQYFTESESRVRSEIQQIDGEDFQVLRWVQPVSPVTAKKVWQGQAFETNEGSMNSPQPSPTSCLKIRHMFGPDSMLGVDCETRVKDAILEKCESVQVLHLSVDRSSHEGCVYVKCASPAEAGKAYRQLHGFWYDGKLVTVKFLRLERYHQRFPDAVSTTIPLMPSNNEKRSLQ, from the exons ATGGGTGAGAGTATCTCTGACCAAGAACTGCGGCGACGTCTGTTGACCTTCAACACTGTCGTTCCTCCGGTCACAAATTCGACCAGAAGATTGTTGTTGAAAAAACTTGCAGATCTCGAAAGCCATCATTCGAGCCAAATTGAATCCCCCAAATCAAATGATATATCCTTGATAAATGTATCAAACTGGAATAATTCTGCAAGTGAAGACGAGGAACAAAACTCTTATTTGTTTACAG aAACCAAAAAGTTTCCTAACAAACTACCTGAAATACAGactgaaaaaaaacaaccaaGACTTTATGACTCTAGTGTCAATATAACACCAAGAGAACCTATTTTTCGAAGTCCACGTTCAAATCCTGTCACTGAGACTCCTTATGCCGATCAAGCTATTCAAAGATGGaaagaaaaaatgatgaaTCAATCCCAAA ataaaactgATGTGTCGAATACTTCACAGTTTGATTTTCCATCTCCTGTTTCATCAATTTATTCTCAAAATTCAAG gagaTACATTCAACCAACACAACAAAGGAATCTGGGAAATAGCTATACAAGAAACACTCAGTATATAATACTGCtttttattggattttttGTAGTAATTTTTGGATTATATTTCACTTCAATACAATCAAGTACAGTTGTATTATCTCcag GCATTTTGAACTCTTTATGTGCCAAAAAAAGTCTACAAGGAGTTGACTGTGATACAGAACAAAAAAGAgtacaaaatttatatagttcTTTGGTATCCCAAGTTCaagataaatatatcaaaaaccaATGTGAAAAGTCAGATATAGAACCAACTGTGGATGCTCAaactatatttgaatatatttcaaCCCATGAAAATTTACCATCTAGGGAAGTTGAAGAAttagttgaattatttaaaagtattgcaAAAACCTATTCTGAATCACCCATTGGATTTGACACTTCATTTAATATCAATGTACAACCAAATTTACCAGTTCTATGcgcagttaaaaaaatttttaccaacatgttctatttaattttgtggctgggaatag tatcatTGTCTCTCATCAGCCTTTATTTCGGAATATGCTACATGACAACCAAAAGTGAAAAGCATAAACAAGAAGTTAATCGATTAGTTGAAAACATAATTGATTTACTGAAACAACAAGCTCAATATCGACCTAATGAAAGTTATTTACCTATCATACATATACGTGATCAATTAATTCCACCTAATGAGAgacaaa aaaaatcaaaaatttgggCTGAAGTTGAACAATATTTCACTGAATCAGAATCAAGAGTGAGATCTGAGATTCAACAAATTGATGGTGAAGACTTTCAAGTATTGAGATGGGTTCAACCTGTGTCCCCTGTCACAGC gaaaAAAGTTTGGCAAGGTCAAGCGTTTGAAACTAATGAAGGTAGTATGAACTCTCCTCAACCGAGTCCTACTTCTTGTTTAAAAATCCGTCATATGTTTGGACCAGATTC TATGTTAGGAGTTGATTGTGAAACACGTGTTAAAGATGCTATTCTAGAAAAGTGTGAGTCTGTACAAGTTTTACATCTTTCAGTTGATCGCAGTAGTCATGAAGGATGTGTTTATGTCAAATGTGCTTCTCCTGCTGAAGCAGGAAAAGCTTATAGACAGTTACATGGGTTTTGGTATGAtg gaAAATTGGTAactgtaaaatttttacgtTTGGAGCGTTATCATCAAAGATTTCCAGACGCTGTTAGTACAACAATTCCTCTTATGCCgtctaataatgaaaaacgttcgttacaataa